The Methanolacinia paynteri genome includes a region encoding these proteins:
- a CDS encoding PocR ligand-binding domain-containing protein translates to MSYGEQEDSGISLLYVDDEPVLLNMSKLFLEKTGGFSVTTAGNAKDALKLLSEKPFDAVVSDYQMSGMDGIGLLKSLRSAGNRIPFIIFTGKSREEVVIEALNEGADFYLQKGGDPKSQYAELAHKIKSAVKSKRAEEALEKRVIMLTQPPAEGNIEFEDLFDIDEIQRIQDDFSTGAGVASIITRPDGTPITKPSNFTRLCRDVIRKSEYGCKNCFISNATIGKPNPDGPTVQKCLSGGLWDAGASIIVNGRHIANWLAGQVRNEAQTEEKMLEYARKIGADENVFLDAYYEVPSMSTERFENVSKALFAMANQLSKSTYHNLRQARSIAEYERTKKELLQKTEELNAAYEQLAASEEELRQNYDELVKSEKELRESETKFKTLVDLSLDGILVVDFSGKILFANMETSRILDVKDSKSLAGRANIMDYIAPESRAGLEKDLGCVLQGIDRYPVGYKIINKAGREIWIECIGKKIHFNDSEAMLVFIWDVTGQKEIEEQLKESENKFTTVFMNSPFVLTLISGTDQKFTDVNEKFVSQTGYSVEETIGKTPEELGIFQDNNQYKLLLAAMREKGSIDNYEINCRKKSGEINLCSFTSRYILMGGKPFCLAVVEDITERKTAEEAVRFANRKLNILSDITRHDILNQLMVIKGFLEIAEDHILDQPGADCLNYIKKASSAIQRHIEFTREYENLGVNKPVWIDIRELISDSGNEKVVLYNDCRNIEVNADPMLEKVFLNLMDNTIRHGEATEVRVGCEISGDLLKILWEDNGTGIPDSDKERIFEKGFGKTTGFGLFLSREILSITGISICETGEEGVGARFEITVPGEHFKVVSN, encoded by the coding sequence ATGTCATACGGGGAGCAGGAGGATTCCGGCATATCACTTCTTTATGTCGATGACGAGCCGGTTCTTCTTAATATGAGCAAATTATTCCTTGAGAAAACAGGCGGTTTTTCAGTAACAACAGCAGGAAATGCGAAAGATGCCCTTAAGCTTTTGTCGGAAAAACCCTTTGATGCAGTAGTCTCCGATTACCAGATGTCCGGCATGGACGGTATCGGACTGCTGAAATCTCTCCGGAGTGCCGGCAACAGAATTCCTTTTATTATTTTTACTGGAAAAAGCAGGGAAGAGGTTGTAATAGAGGCGTTAAACGAGGGCGCGGACTTTTATCTCCAGAAAGGCGGAGATCCCAAATCACAGTATGCCGAACTGGCGCATAAGATAAAAAGCGCAGTAAAAAGCAAAAGAGCGGAGGAGGCACTTGAAAAACGCGTGATAATGCTGACTCAGCCGCCGGCGGAAGGCAACATAGAGTTCGAGGATCTGTTCGATATCGATGAAATCCAGCGGATCCAGGACGATTTCTCAACAGGTGCCGGCGTCGCATCGATAATTACCCGTCCCGACGGAACACCCATCACTAAACCCAGCAATTTCACCCGGCTGTGCAGGGATGTTATCAGGAAAAGCGAGTACGGCTGCAAAAATTGTTTTATCTCCAATGCGACCATCGGGAAACCTAATCCTGACGGTCCGACGGTGCAGAAGTGCTTAAGCGGCGGCCTCTGGGATGCCGGTGCGAGTATTATCGTCAATGGCAGGCACATTGCAAACTGGCTCGCCGGCCAGGTCCGAAACGAAGCCCAGACCGAAGAGAAGATGCTCGAATATGCCCGGAAGATCGGTGCTGACGAAAATGTCTTCCTCGATGCATATTATGAAGTACCATCAATGTCGACGGAGAGATTTGAGAACGTCTCAAAGGCATTGTTCGCGATGGCGAATCAGCTTTCAAAATCCACCTATCATAATCTCCGGCAGGCCAGGTCCATTGCCGAGTATGAAAGGACTAAGAAGGAACTTCTCCAAAAGACCGAAGAACTCAATGCTGCCTATGAACAGCTTGCCGCTTCTGAAGAAGAGCTCAGGCAGAATTACGACGAACTGGTAAAGAGTGAAAAGGAGCTTCGCGAAAGCGAAACGAAGTTCAAAACACTTGTCGATCTTTCCCTGGACGGCATCCTGGTAGTGGATTTCTCAGGCAAAATCCTCTTTGCCAATATGGAAACCAGCCGGATTCTGGATGTAAAAGATTCCAAATCCCTGGCGGGGAGAGCAAATATTATGGATTATATCGCACCCGAATCCCGCGCCGGACTTGAAAAGGATCTGGGTTGTGTTTTACAGGGCATAGACCGGTACCCTGTCGGCTATAAGATCATAAATAAAGCGGGAAGGGAGATCTGGATCGAGTGCATAGGAAAGAAGATCCATTTTAACGATTCAGAAGCCATGCTGGTTTTCATCTGGGACGTTACAGGACAAAAGGAGATTGAAGAGCAGCTGAAGGAATCGGAGAATAAGTTCACTACTGTTTTTATGAACAGCCCCTTTGTATTGACTCTCATATCAGGGACCGACCAGAAATTTACGGATGTCAATGAAAAGTTCGTAAGCCAAACCGGCTATTCCGTGGAAGAGACCATCGGAAAAACACCCGAGGAGCTTGGGATCTTCCAGGATAACAATCAGTATAAATTATTGCTTGCTGCGATGAGGGAAAAAGGCAGCATCGATAATTACGAGATAAATTGCCGCAAAAAAAGCGGGGAGATAAACCTCTGCAGTTTCACATCGAGATATATCCTGATGGGAGGAAAGCCATTCTGCCTGGCAGTTGTTGAGGATATTACAGAAAGAAAAACTGCAGAAGAGGCAGTGAGATTTGCGAACAGGAAACTCAATATTCTCTCCGATATCACACGTCACGACATCCTGAACCAGCTGATGGTGATTAAGGGTTTCCTTGAAATTGCAGAAGATCACATCCTGGATCAGCCGGGAGCGGACTGCCTCAATTATATAAAAAAGGCCTCTTCGGCTATCCAGCGTCATATAGAATTTACACGGGAATACGAGAACCTCGGAGTCAACAAACCCGTATGGATAGATATCCGGGAATTGATCAGCGATTCCGGAAACGAGAAAGTGGTTCTTTATAACGATTGCAGGAATATCGAGGTGAACGCGGATCCTATGCTCGAGAAGGTGTTTTTAAACCTGATGGACAACACGATCCGTCATGGCGAGGCAACCGAAGTCCGGGTCGGCTGCGAAATATCCGGCGATCTGCTGAAGATATTGTGGGAGGACAACGGGACAGGTATCCCGGACTCAGATAAGGAAAGAATATTTGAAAAAGGGTTTGGAAAAACTACCGGTTTCGGACTTTTCTTATCGAGGGAGATCCTTTCGATAACGGGGATCTCCATCTGCGAGACCGGAGAAGAAGGTGTCGGGGCACGTTTTGAAATAACCGTTCCCGGGGAGCATTTCAAGGTTGTGAGCAACTGA
- a CDS encoding MFS transporter, whose protein sequence is MSAEDANAKPGLLSLPGNFREIIQLGFAHMVNDIYFPVLMALQPVLITTLGYSYFQAALLPTMHSLLSSVLQPVFGSLADRKGLRISIIISLLLSGCGIALLGLVSNHYYVMLGCVAISAMGHATFHPGALCKVDALATPGTRGRLTSFFTVGGNLGQALGPIVGGLALSYGGISSITWLVIPAIAGALVLMFRPIPETHKKTVVTSASGRENWKPVIFLFSGATLRAWATFGAMTFIPTFLVLEGYSLIDATFLVSVMLLAGVVGQLLGGSLSDRFGRKPVVVATTFAAVPVFAAILVTHGALLILFIILFGFLLWSSFAVTISMAHELVPTQIGLISGMFMGIAMGAGGIGVSVSGIIADHFGLTTALATFPVIVFFAAIMFVLVKYNPEKIEAQAD, encoded by the coding sequence ATGAGTGCGGAAGATGCGAATGCAAAGCCCGGCCTGTTAAGCCTCCCTGGAAATTTCAGGGAGATTATTCAGCTCGGATTTGCGCACATGGTCAACGACATCTATTTCCCTGTCCTTATGGCACTGCAGCCGGTACTGATCACGACTCTCGGCTACAGTTATTTCCAGGCCGCACTCCTCCCGACGATGCACAGCCTGCTTTCATCCGTACTCCAGCCCGTCTTCGGAAGCCTCGCCGACAGGAAGGGTCTCAGGATCAGCATCATCATTTCGCTGCTGTTATCCGGCTGCGGTATCGCATTACTCGGTCTTGTCTCCAACCACTATTATGTAATGCTCGGGTGCGTTGCCATATCGGCGATGGGGCATGCGACATTTCATCCCGGTGCACTCTGCAAGGTGGATGCCCTTGCAACTCCGGGGACCCGCGGGCGTCTCACATCTTTTTTTACCGTAGGAGGGAATCTCGGCCAGGCACTCGGTCCTATAGTCGGCGGTCTCGCCCTGTCGTACGGCGGCATATCATCGATAACGTGGCTCGTGATCCCGGCGATCGCCGGTGCACTGGTTCTCATGTTCAGGCCGATTCCCGAGACTCACAAGAAGACCGTAGTGACTTCCGCATCCGGCCGGGAGAACTGGAAGCCCGTTATATTCCTCTTCTCCGGTGCAACACTCCGTGCATGGGCCACCTTTGGGGCCATGACTTTCATACCGACATTCCTCGTCCTGGAGGGCTACTCGCTCATAGATGCGACATTTTTAGTCAGTGTTATGCTTTTGGCAGGAGTTGTGGGGCAGCTTCTCGGCGGTTCGCTCTCCGATAGGTTCGGAAGAAAACCTGTGGTCGTTGCAACAACATTCGCGGCCGTTCCTGTTTTTGCCGCAATCCTCGTCACCCACGGCGCCCTGCTGATCCTTTTCATTATACTGTTCGGATTCCTCCTCTGGTCCTCCTTTGCAGTGACGATATCGATGGCTCATGAGCTGGTTCCCACCCAAATCGGCCTCATATCAGGTATGTTCATGGGAATCGCCATGGGAGCAGGCGGGATCGGGGTTTCGGTCTCCGGAATTATCGCCGACCATTTCGGCCTGACGACGGCGCTCGCTACATTTCCTGTCATAGTATTTTTCGCCGCCATAATGTTCGTACTGGTCAAATACAACCCGGAAAAGATCGAAGCGCAGGCTGATTGA
- a CDS encoding MarR family winged helix-turn-helix transcriptional regulator, translated as MTVAESRPSDFAELYGVWMRIRNKMNIMENLPRDFGIDDPLKLSEIHAIQAIGSTKENNNRIIAEILGITPSAASQMVAKLARRGLVKKVRGLRNDKEVSLELTEKGRTAFRCHEKTHADVYKRIAAGVGTLKKEELEVISRVFSAMESVYDQQIRDLSANKKVSGTERSE; from the coding sequence ATGACTGTTGCAGAATCGCGACCATCCGACTTCGCCGAACTATACGGGGTATGGATGAGAATACGGAATAAGATGAATATTATGGAGAATCTTCCCCGTGATTTCGGGATCGACGACCCGCTGAAATTATCGGAGATCCATGCTATCCAGGCCATCGGAAGTACGAAAGAGAACAACAACAGGATTATTGCCGAAATTCTCGGAATAACTCCTTCCGCCGCATCGCAGATGGTGGCGAAACTGGCCCGCCGCGGTCTCGTGAAAAAAGTCCGGGGACTTAGAAATGATAAAGAAGTCTCTCTCGAGCTTACAGAAAAAGGACGGACTGCATTCAGGTGCCACGAGAAGACCCATGCGGATGTTTACAAGAGAATCGCTGCCGGTGTCGGAACCCTGAAAAAAGAGGAACTGGAAGTAATTTCCAGGGTTTTTTCTGCAATGGAATCGGTCTACGATCAGCAAATCCGTGATCTCTCTGCGAATAAAAAAGTCAGCGGAACGGAGCGATCTGAATGA
- a CDS encoding winged helix-turn-helix transcriptional regulator, with amino-acid sequence MEEPSEKQYKYAWGFDAAIAVIGGKWKPLILYELKDGTLRFSQILRGIQPKITQRMLTKELRELEDDGLITRKVYPVVPPKVEYSLTEKGLSLIPILDQLCHWGYEHMYDEIEFKCEE; translated from the coding sequence ATGGAAGAGCCATCTGAAAAACAATACAAATATGCCTGGGGATTCGATGCCGCCATAGCCGTAATCGGGGGCAAATGGAAACCCCTGATCCTTTATGAGTTGAAAGACGGGACGCTGCGTTTCAGCCAGATCCTCAGGGGCATCCAGCCGAAGATCACCCAGAGAATGCTCACCAAAGAACTTCGCGAACTCGAAGACGACGGCCTGATTACACGGAAGGTGTACCCCGTGGTCCCGCCGAAGGTCGAGTACTCGCTGACCGAAAAAGGACTCTCGCTGATACCGATCCTTGACCAGCTGTGTCACTGGGGCTACGAGCACATGTACGACGAGATCGAGTTCAAATGCGAGGAGTAG
- a CDS encoding sugar O-acetyltransferase, whose translation MKDHTKKKDQNDLSLKQKKDIFERDRSGELVRTDDPEFPKMSDAIRRARKITARMNTSYHDDDEARELFSELVGYEVDPSSRVTPPFYTDFGQNIKIGKNVFINHACTFMDRGGITIEDDVKIGPCVNLLTTNHPLDPSERKATISNPIWIKNNVWIGAGATILPGITIGENSVVGASAVVTRDVPPDTIVAGVPAKIIKSLGDL comes from the coding sequence ATGAAAGATCATACGAAAAAGAAGGACCAAAACGATCTCTCCTTAAAACAGAAAAAAGACATCTTCGAACGCGACCGGTCAGGAGAACTGGTCCGGACGGACGACCCGGAATTCCCTAAAATGAGCGATGCGATTCGCCGTGCCAGAAAGATCACGGCCCGCATGAATACTTCATATCATGATGACGATGAAGCCAGGGAGTTATTCAGCGAGCTGGTCGGTTACGAGGTCGATCCCTCCTCACGTGTGACCCCGCCGTTTTACACCGATTTCGGCCAAAATATTAAAATCGGGAAGAATGTCTTCATAAATCACGCCTGCACATTTATGGACCGGGGAGGTATTACAATTGAGGACGATGTCAAGATCGGTCCCTGTGTCAATCTTCTCACGACCAACCATCCACTGGACCCGTCCGAAAGAAAGGCAACGATCTCCAATCCAATATGGATTAAAAATAATGTTTGGATCGGTGCAGGAGCGACGATCCTGCCGGGTATAACAATCGGAGAGAACTCGGTCGTCGGAGCGTCAGCGGTTGTCACCCGTGATGTACCGCCTGATACGATCGTCGCAGGAGTGCCTGCAAAAATTATAAAATCACTCGGTGATCTTTAA
- a CDS encoding iron-containing alcohol dehydrogenase has translation MSFMMYIPTRILFGAGQLNNLHEQKLPGKKAMIVITSGTSAKEYGYLARTKDQLKQAGVESVVFDKVQPNPLRSTVMAGAAFAKEHGCDFVVALGGGSCIDASKAIAIMTTNDGDYWDYIFGGTGKEKLMTNKPLPVVVISTTSGTGSETDPWAVVTHETRHEKIGLGNDDTFPVLSIVDPELTKTVPPDLTAYQGFDALFHSAEGYVSKGTNLMSDVFAINAIENVGRNLAKVVRNGDDIDAREKVTFGNILSGMLETIGAVTSQHALEHAMSAYHQELTHGAGLIMISRAYFTKVIERHVADDRFIAMAKAMGMEDAKDPMDFITMLSKLMEECGVSDLKMSDYGIKPEEFETLAKNAKETMGGLFLTDRSEMSIEDCVAIYADSYR, from the coding sequence ATGAGCTTCATGATGTATATTCCAACAAGGATTCTGTTCGGGGCAGGCCAGCTGAACAACCTGCACGAACAGAAACTTCCCGGCAAAAAAGCCATGATAGTCATAACAAGCGGAACCTCGGCAAAAGAATACGGGTACCTTGCAAGAACAAAAGATCAGCTGAAACAGGCCGGTGTGGAGAGTGTCGTATTCGACAAAGTCCAGCCCAACCCGCTGAGATCGACGGTCATGGCAGGTGCAGCCTTTGCAAAAGAGCATGGCTGTGATTTCGTTGTGGCTCTTGGCGGCGGAAGCTGTATCGATGCGTCAAAGGCGATCGCCATCATGACCACCAACGACGGAGACTACTGGGACTATATCTTCGGCGGAACGGGAAAAGAGAAATTAATGACGAACAAGCCCCTGCCCGTCGTCGTTATCTCAACCACGTCGGGTACTGGCTCCGAAACGGACCCCTGGGCTGTCGTAACACACGAAACCCGTCATGAAAAGATCGGTCTGGGCAATGACGACACGTTCCCCGTCCTCTCGATTGTAGATCCCGAACTGACGAAGACAGTGCCGCCGGACTTAACCGCGTACCAGGGTTTCGATGCATTGTTCCACAGTGCCGAGGGCTATGTATCCAAGGGAACCAATCTGATGAGCGATGTCTTCGCTATCAATGCGATTGAAAATGTCGGGCGAAATCTCGCAAAGGTTGTCAGGAACGGGGACGACATCGACGCACGCGAAAAAGTCACCTTCGGAAACATCCTCTCGGGAATGCTCGAGACAATCGGTGCAGTCACAAGCCAGCACGCCCTCGAACATGCGATGTCCGCCTATCACCAGGAGCTCACCCACGGTGCAGGCCTGATAATGATCAGCAGGGCGTACTTCACGAAAGTTATCGAAAGACACGTGGCGGACGACAGGTTCATAGCTATGGCAAAGGCCATGGGAATGGAAGACGCCAAAGATCCGATGGACTTCATAACGATGCTTTCGAAACTCATGGAAGAGTGCGGAGTTTCGGACCTGAAGATGTCGGACTACGGGATCAAACCCGAAGAATTCGAAACTCTCGCGAAGAACGCGAAGGAGACTATGGGAGGGCTCTTCCTCACCGACAGGAGCGAGATGAGCATCGAGGACTGTGTCGCAATCTATGCCGATTCCTACCGGTGA
- a CDS encoding cyclophilin-like fold protein — protein sequence MKKTVGPTLLLVAVLAVAIFSLVFMSWDTDSSGPEGTPQEESDQPGMPGEGSGTPVTGDNTMNSTPDARIKLSFDNDEVIVKMYDNPTSRDFLTLLPLTLTFEDYSGTEKISSLPKRLSTEDAPAGSDPSAGDFTYYSPWGNLAIFYNDFGYSGGLVILGTIESGTEKLGEIDGDFTVRIERIE from the coding sequence ATGAAGAAAACGGTCGGCCCGACATTATTACTGGTGGCGGTACTTGCAGTGGCGATCTTTTCCCTGGTGTTTATGTCCTGGGATACTGATAGCAGTGGCCCGGAAGGGACGCCGCAGGAAGAAAGCGATCAGCCCGGCATGCCCGGCGAAGGTTCAGGAACACCGGTTACGGGAGACAATACGATGAACAGCACACCAGATGCAAGGATAAAACTGTCATTCGACAACGATGAAGTAATCGTGAAGATGTACGACAATCCTACGAGCAGAGATTTCTTAACATTACTTCCCTTAACGCTGACCTTCGAAGACTATTCGGGGACCGAAAAGATCAGCAGTCTGCCGAAAAGATTGTCGACTGAGGATGCACCCGCAGGAAGCGATCCTTCGGCAGGAGATTTTACCTACTATTCTCCCTGGGGAAATCTTGCGATATTCTACAACGACTTCGGTTACTCGGGAGGACTTGTCATATTAGGCACGATCGAATCGGGAACTGAAAAGTTAGGAGAAATCGACGGGGATTTCACCGTTAGAATTGAGAGAATCGAATGA
- a CDS encoding cupin domain-containing protein, translating to MKIPEEFEKRIIFPVGEKIENEYFSGTAWLSVLVPPETTFNCPTFNVTFEPGVRNNWHRHPGGQILLVTGGKGYFQEKGKEARVLKEGDVVKIPPDVKHWHGAAKDSWFSHIAISTNMQKGDAEWMEPVTDEEYSKLP from the coding sequence ATGAAAATTCCGGAAGAATTTGAGAAAAGAATAATCTTTCCTGTAGGAGAGAAGATCGAGAACGAGTATTTTTCGGGAACGGCATGGCTTTCCGTCCTCGTCCCCCCTGAAACCACATTCAACTGCCCGACTTTCAACGTAACATTCGAGCCGGGCGTAAGGAACAACTGGCACAGGCACCCGGGCGGCCAGATCCTGCTTGTCACGGGCGGAAAGGGCTATTTCCAGGAAAAAGGAAAGGAGGCACGGGTGTTAAAAGAAGGCGATGTGGTGAAGATCCCGCCGGATGTAAAACACTGGCACGGTGCGGCAAAGGACAGCTGGTTCTCCCATATCGCCATAAGCACGAATATGCAAAAAGGCGATGCCGAATGGATGGAACCTGTAACTGATGAGGAATATTCAAAATTACCATAA
- a CDS encoding alpha/beta hydrolase, with the protein MPEITENKKKANKKTFEVSEKVTVESVSYKNKYGIIVAADMYLSKDIDKSKKYPALVIGTPYGGVKEQGAGIYAQNMAERGFVAIAFDESYNGESSGRPRHISSPDLFVEDFSAGVDFLGTRPFVDRNRIGAIGICGSGAFSVTAAQVDPRIKAVATASMYDMSRMIRKGWEDSMTDEERARALVQLGEQRWKDFENGTPLLPEGFPGEPADSIPEGLDPILSEFFEYYGMKRGHHPNAGAAFTVTSSMSFMNFPLMNYIDTISPRPILFIIGENAHSRYFSEDAYKMAAEPKELYIVPGARHIDLYDGGDNNYIPFDKLESFFKDNLGKDYNLTQGA; encoded by the coding sequence ATGCCGGAAATTACAGAGAACAAAAAGAAAGCCAATAAAAAGACCTTTGAAGTCAGTGAAAAGGTAACTGTAGAAAGCGTATCCTACAAGAACAAATACGGAATAATCGTTGCAGCGGACATGTATTTGTCAAAAGACATCGACAAGTCGAAAAAATATCCGGCTCTCGTTATAGGCACACCCTATGGCGGTGTAAAGGAGCAGGGTGCCGGAATATACGCGCAAAATATGGCGGAACGGGGATTCGTTGCCATTGCATTCGATGAATCCTATAACGGGGAAAGCAGCGGAAGACCGAGACATATCTCATCTCCGGACCTGTTCGTCGAAGATTTCAGTGCAGGAGTAGACTTCCTGGGGACACGCCCGTTCGTTGACAGGAACAGGATCGGAGCCATCGGCATCTGCGGAAGCGGAGCGTTTTCAGTCACTGCAGCCCAGGTGGACCCGCGTATCAAAGCAGTAGCGACTGCAAGCATGTACGACATGAGCAGAATGATACGAAAAGGCTGGGAAGATTCAATGACCGATGAAGAGCGTGCCCGGGCGCTGGTTCAGCTGGGCGAACAGCGCTGGAAGGACTTTGAAAACGGAACTCCGTTGCTGCCTGAAGGATTCCCTGGTGAACCGGCCGATTCAATCCCGGAGGGACTGGACCCGATTCTGAGTGAATTCTTTGAATATTACGGAATGAAACGCGGGCATCATCCGAATGCAGGAGCTGCATTCACAGTGACGAGCAGCATGTCATTTATGAATTTCCCGTTGATGAATTACATCGACACCATCTCACCGCGGCCGATCCTGTTCATCATCGGTGAGAATGCACACTCCAGGTATTTTAGCGAAGATGCCTATAAAATGGCCGCCGAACCAAAGGAACTCTACATCGTCCCGGGTGCGAGACATATCGATCTCTACGACGGAGGAGACAACAACTATATCCCCTTCGACAAACTGGAGTCGTTCTTCAAAGATAATTTAGGGAAAGATTATAATTTGACACAGGGTGCGTAG
- a CDS encoding winged helix-turn-helix transcriptional regulator — MDDNKKEFKYAWGIDAAIDVIGGKWKPLVLYALNEKTLRFNEILKVIQPKITQRMLTKELRELESDGLVTRKVYPVVPPKVEYSLTETGKSLMPILDQLCLWGCEHMRDDIEFLCDEND; from the coding sequence ATGGATGATAATAAAAAAGAATTCAAATATGCATGGGGAATCGATGCCGCCATAGATGTGATCGGCGGCAAATGGAAGCCTCTTGTCCTATATGCATTAAATGAGAAGACATTACGCTTTAACGAGATATTGAAGGTGATCCAGCCTAAAATTACGCAGAGAATGCTTACCAAAGAACTTCGCGAACTCGAAAGCGACGGGCTTGTTACCCGGAAAGTCTACCCCGTGGTTCCGCCGAAGGTCGAGTACTCGCTTACTGAAACCGGGAAGTCGCTGATGCCGATTCTCGATCAGCTATGTCTCTGGGGATGCGAACACATGAGAGACGATATCGAGTTTCTCTGCGATGAGAACGATTGA